The proteins below come from a single Edaphobacter acidisoli genomic window:
- a CDS encoding HAD-IA family hydrolase, which yields MVRVEAVLFDYGMVLSGPPDPAAWARIRAITGLEEAPLQREYWAHRHDYDRGTLTGVDFWHKAAAGAGIVLSPAQVEELIAADTDLWSQINQPMLDWAQRLQRAGVRTGILSNIGDSMTEGLVKRYEWLARFDHRTWSYALKLAKPELEIYRAAAEGLHTPVANVLFIDDRAENVAAAQAAGMQAIQYRDHAEFEREMRGRGLEELLEAGNEAAASRTAPDQ from the coding sequence ATGGTTCGAGTCGAAGCAGTTCTTTTTGATTATGGAATGGTGCTTTCGGGGCCTCCCGATCCGGCGGCGTGGGCGCGGATTCGCGCGATTACAGGGTTGGAGGAAGCGCCGCTGCAGCGCGAGTACTGGGCGCATCGGCATGATTACGATCGCGGCACACTGACGGGCGTTGACTTCTGGCACAAGGCGGCGGCGGGTGCGGGAATTGTTCTTTCGCCCGCGCAGGTCGAGGAATTGATTGCGGCTGACACTGACCTTTGGAGCCAGATCAATCAGCCGATGCTGGACTGGGCCCAGAGATTGCAGCGCGCGGGTGTGCGGACGGGGATTCTTTCGAACATTGGCGACTCGATGACCGAGGGGCTCGTGAAGCGATACGAGTGGCTCGCTCGCTTCGACCATCGGACGTGGTCGTATGCGCTGAAACTGGCCAAGCCGGAGTTGGAGATTTATCGTGCGGCGGCGGAGGGACTGCACACTCCGGTTGCCAACGTTCTCTTTATTGATGACAGGGCGGAGAACGTCGCTGCCGCGCAGGCGGCCGGGATGCAGGCGATTCAATATCGTGATCACGCAGAGTTTGAGCGGGAGATGCGCGGGCGTGGACTGGAGGAGTTGCTGGAGGCTGGCAACGAGGCTGCGGCTTCGCGCACGGCTCCGGACCAGTAA
- a CDS encoding pyridoxal phosphate-dependent aminotransferase produces MSHRLSSRTGWDVTESAFAAAIREARATGRKLIDLTISNPTACGFHYNAEHLLQPLHNPQSLTYDPDPRGMLSAREAVAGYYAFHKAEVAPSDLILTTSTSEGYSFLFRLLCDAGDEVLVAQPSYPLFDFLADLEDVKLRPYPLFYDHGWWIDFAELERRITPRTRAIVVVHPNNPTGHTTKPQERARLEAICQRHGLALIVDEVFLDYPLEEDAEIQSFARDPHPVLTFVLSGMSKIAGLPQMKAAWIATLGPEVAKQQALARLEVVADTFLSMNAPVQLALPVWMEHRGEIQNQILNRVRHNLALVRNGGIEVLRTEAGWCAILRLPQMGSRDAAAELLHRADVVVHPGSFYGIAEVGRIVISLLGPELEFAEGIRKIAAG; encoded by the coding sequence GTGAGCCACCGACTTTCATCGCGCACAGGCTGGGACGTCACCGAAAGCGCATTCGCCGCCGCCATCCGCGAGGCGCGTGCCACCGGACGCAAGCTGATCGATCTGACCATCTCGAACCCGACGGCCTGTGGGTTTCACTACAACGCGGAACACCTGCTTCAACCACTGCACAACCCGCAATCCCTGACCTACGACCCCGACCCGCGGGGCATGCTCTCGGCGCGCGAAGCCGTAGCCGGCTACTATGCCTTTCACAAAGCCGAAGTCGCTCCCAGCGATCTCATTCTGACCACCAGCACCAGCGAAGGCTACAGTTTCCTCTTCCGTCTGCTCTGTGACGCCGGCGACGAGGTGCTGGTCGCGCAGCCCAGCTACCCGCTCTTCGATTTCCTCGCCGACCTCGAAGACGTCAAGCTTCGCCCCTACCCACTCTTCTACGACCACGGCTGGTGGATCGACTTCGCCGAACTCGAGCGCCGCATCACCCCGCGCACCCGCGCCATCGTCGTCGTGCATCCCAATAACCCCACCGGCCACACGACCAAGCCCCAGGAGCGCGCCCGCCTCGAAGCCATCTGCCAGCGCCACGGCCTCGCCCTTATCGTCGACGAGGTCTTCCTCGATTACCCGCTTGAAGAGGACGCTGAGATCCAAAGCTTCGCCCGCGATCCGCACCCGGTCCTGACCTTCGTCCTCAGTGGCATGAGCAAGATCGCAGGCCTGCCCCAGATGAAGGCCGCCTGGATCGCCACGCTCGGCCCCGAAGTGGCAAAGCAGCAAGCGCTCGCCCGGCTGGAGGTCGTCGCCGACACCTTCCTCTCGATGAACGCCCCCGTCCAACTCGCCCTGCCGGTCTGGATGGAGCACCGAGGCGAGATACAGAACCAGATACTCAATCGCGTAAGGCACAATCTCGCCCTAGTCCGGAACGGTGGCATTGAGGTACTTCGAACCGAGGCAGGATGGTGCGCCATCCTGCGTCTGCCTCAGATGGGAAGCCGGGACGCTGCCGCCGAACTCCTCCACCGAGCAGATGTAGTGGTGCACCCGGGCTCGTTCTACGGCATCGCCGAAGTAGGACGAATCGTCATTAGCCTGCTCGGTCCAGAGCTGGAGTTTGCAGAGGGAATCCGCAAAATTGCTGCAGGGTAA
- a CDS encoding MBL fold metallo-hydrolase, with protein MIHEVLAVGPLQCNCSILGDEASHEAIVVDPGGDISRIMAVLDRHGLTVKQILITHAHIDHIAGAARLKRLTGAPVLYNQNDVPLVKMMDEQAGWIGIPTPEVPAPDDTLEDGKVIAVTGISGSILHTPGHTEGSVCLYLPQESLLLAGDTLFAGSIGRTDLPGGDFHKIIRSIRERLMALPDKVRVLPGHGPRTNIGTEREDNPFLQN; from the coding sequence ATGATTCATGAAGTCCTAGCCGTTGGCCCGCTGCAGTGCAACTGCTCCATCCTGGGGGATGAGGCATCGCACGAGGCGATTGTGGTGGACCCGGGCGGGGATATCTCGCGCATCATGGCGGTTCTCGACCGGCACGGCCTAACGGTCAAACAGATTCTGATTACGCACGCGCACATCGATCACATCGCCGGGGCAGCGAGACTGAAGCGACTGACTGGGGCCCCTGTTCTCTATAACCAGAACGACGTGCCGCTGGTGAAGATGATGGATGAGCAGGCCGGGTGGATTGGCATTCCCACTCCCGAAGTTCCCGCGCCGGACGACACGCTTGAGGATGGGAAGGTTATCGCGGTGACAGGGATCTCGGGCTCAATTCTGCACACGCCGGGACACACCGAGGGAAGCGTATGCCTGTACCTGCCACAGGAGTCGCTACTGCTGGCTGGCGATACTTTGTTTGCCGGATCGATTGGAAGAACCGACCTGCCCGGAGGGGATTTCCACAAGATTATCCGGTCGATTCGGGAGCGGCTGATGGCTCTTCCGGACAAAGTCAGGGTGCTTCCCGGGCATGGTCCGCGGACGAATATCGGAACAGAGCGCGAAGATAATCCATTTTTACAAAACTAA
- the secG gene encoding preprotein translocase subunit SecG, which produces MFYFVLAIHIIVSLMLVGIILLQQGSSADLAGAFGGQGSQTAFGPRKAASMLTRLTAWGAAIFMITSLTLTVMLSRSSGEHSVLSGTAGHPVTQSQPKK; this is translated from the coding sequence ATGTTCTACTTCGTCCTCGCAATTCACATCATCGTCTCGCTTATGCTGGTGGGCATCATTCTGCTGCAACAGGGCAGTTCCGCCGATCTCGCCGGCGCCTTTGGCGGCCAGGGTTCACAGACCGCGTTCGGCCCGCGCAAGGCTGCCAGTATGCTGACCAGGCTCACGGCATGGGGTGCAGCTATCTTCATGATTACGTCACTGACCCTCACGGTCATGCTCTCGCGCTCGAGCGGCGAGCACTCGGTACTCTCCGGTACTGCCGGCCATCCGGTTACGCAGAGCCAGCCGAAGAAGTAA
- a CDS encoding alpha-L-rhamnosidase-related protein, translating into MNFPRRALLPLLLMFLAVPLPSQSFAPPAQWKAEWVATPDGPARDFDVAYFHKTLMLDTAPSQFVVDVSADTRFELHVNGQRVGAGPALADVHHWRYEVYDLAPFLHSGENTIAAIVWNYGTRAAVAQMSARTAFLLSAEDPANAAIDTGSTWQTSHDAGRGLGSLRALGYYAAGPAEVMDGTKMHWDWDTANAPGDWKPAMPIGHAAPRDSQDSPTPWMLVKDELPPMQYTPESAGHIVRVTGMEQGAAKSLDESLTIPAHADATILLDHSVLTTAFPSLELDGGAGATVSMTYAEALYDAHGQKGNRNEIEGRHIAGLRDVIFPDGHARTYRTLWWRTWRYLQVEVKTGDAPLTIQRLQGFYTAYPFKDVAHFTSNDPELEKIWQTGWRTAQLCSHETYMDTPYWEQLQYIGDTRIQALISYGVTGDDRLPREALEAFRDSLIPEGLTQSRYPSNLTQMIPPFSLMWVGMVHDFWQYRDDPAFVQSLLPGTRGVLDWFTRHQRPDGLLERIPWWPFVDWSPPDYNGGVPPQEADGGSSALTLQYIEALHDAAAMEDALGEKFRAQDYRDHANRAAKALMLLNWSPEVGLLADTPEKQHFSQQANSLAVWLDVIPHDQQKAVMEKVLGVDANGAASPSTTQLSPASYYFRFYVARAMVHAGLGDLYVQELQPWRDMLAMGLSTWAETPEPTRSDSHAWSAHPTLDLMTIVAGIEPGSPGFQTVAITPHLGPLQNVATTMPTAHGLVETSYRKEGDHWTAQITLPPDISGTLNWHGQQKPLNPGAQTLTLNQ; encoded by the coding sequence GTGAACTTCCCGCGCCGCGCCCTTCTGCCGCTTCTGTTGATGTTCCTTGCCGTCCCGCTGCCATCGCAGTCGTTCGCGCCGCCAGCGCAGTGGAAGGCCGAGTGGGTCGCCACTCCCGACGGCCCCGCGCGCGACTTCGACGTGGCGTACTTCCACAAGACGCTCATGCTCGACACCGCACCCAGCCAGTTCGTCGTCGATGTCAGCGCAGACACGCGCTTCGAGCTTCACGTCAACGGCCAGCGCGTCGGCGCAGGTCCAGCGCTCGCCGACGTGCATCACTGGCGCTATGAAGTCTACGATCTCGCGCCGTTTCTCCACTCAGGCGAAAACACCATCGCGGCCATCGTCTGGAATTACGGCACTCGTGCAGCCGTCGCCCAGATGAGCGCGCGGACAGCATTTCTTCTCTCCGCAGAAGACCCCGCCAACGCCGCCATCGACACCGGCAGCACCTGGCAGACCAGCCACGACGCAGGCCGTGGACTAGGCTCTCTACGCGCACTCGGGTACTACGCCGCAGGCCCTGCCGAAGTGATGGACGGCACAAAGATGCACTGGGACTGGGACACAGCAAACGCTCCTGGCGACTGGAAGCCTGCTATGCCCATCGGCCATGCCGCTCCACGCGACTCGCAGGACAGCCCCACGCCATGGATGCTTGTCAAAGACGAACTGCCGCCAATGCAGTACACGCCGGAGTCCGCAGGCCACATCGTACGCGTGACCGGCATGGAGCAAGGCGCGGCAAAATCCCTCGACGAATCACTCACAATTCCAGCGCACGCAGACGCGACCATTCTGCTCGACCACAGTGTCCTCACCACAGCCTTTCCTTCGCTTGAACTTGACGGCGGAGCAGGCGCGACAGTCTCGATGACTTACGCCGAAGCGCTCTACGACGCGCACGGCCAGAAGGGCAATCGCAATGAGATAGAAGGCCGGCATATCGCCGGGCTGCGTGATGTCATCTTCCCCGACGGCCATGCCCGCACCTACCGCACGCTCTGGTGGCGCACCTGGCGCTACCTTCAGGTCGAGGTCAAAACCGGCGACGCACCCCTGACTATCCAGCGTCTTCAGGGTTTTTATACAGCCTATCCATTCAAAGATGTTGCGCACTTCACCAGCAACGACCCCGAACTCGAAAAGATCTGGCAGACTGGCTGGCGCACCGCGCAGCTCTGCTCGCATGAAACCTACATGGACACGCCCTACTGGGAGCAGCTTCAGTACATCGGCGACACACGCATCCAGGCGCTCATCTCCTACGGTGTTACCGGCGACGACCGCCTGCCCCGCGAGGCGCTCGAAGCCTTTCGCGACTCGCTCATCCCCGAAGGCCTCACGCAAAGCCGCTATCCATCCAACCTCACGCAGATGATCCCGCCGTTTTCGCTCATGTGGGTCGGCATGGTCCACGACTTCTGGCAGTACCGCGACGACCCGGCCTTCGTCCAGTCGCTGCTGCCTGGAACGCGTGGCGTGCTCGATTGGTTTACCCGGCATCAGCGGCCCGACGGCCTGCTCGAACGCATTCCATGGTGGCCGTTCGTTGATTGGAGTCCGCCAGACTACAACGGCGGCGTGCCTCCGCAAGAGGCTGATGGAGGCTCGTCCGCACTGACATTGCAATACATCGAAGCCCTTCATGATGCAGCCGCGATGGAAGACGCGCTCGGAGAAAAGTTCCGCGCACAGGACTATCGCGATCATGCCAACCGCGCAGCTAAAGCACTGATGCTTCTTAACTGGAGTCCAGAAGTGGGCCTGCTCGCCGACACGCCAGAAAAGCAGCATTTTAGCCAGCAGGCAAACTCACTCGCCGTGTGGCTCGATGTCATCCCACACGATCAGCAGAAAGCCGTCATGGAAAAAGTTCTCGGCGTCGACGCAAACGGAGCGGCCAGTCCCAGTACCACGCAGCTTTCTCCTGCAAGCTACTACTTCCGCTTCTATGTCGCTCGCGCAATGGTCCACGCCGGCCTTGGCGATCTATACGTGCAGGAGCTTCAACCCTGGCGCGACATGCTCGCGATGGGTCTCTCCACCTGGGCCGAGACACCCGAGCCGACACGCTCCGACTCGCACGCATGGAGCGCTCATCCCACGCTCGACCTGATGACCATCGTCGCAGGCATCGAGCCCGGCTCACCTGGCTTCCAAACCGTAGCCATCACTCCGCATCTCGGCCCGCTGCAGAACGTCGCCACCACCATGCCCACCGCGCACGGATTGGTAGAGACCAGCTACCGCAAAGAAGGAGACCACTGGACCGCACAGATTACGTTGCCGCCGGACATCTCCGGCACACTGAACTGGCACGGACAACAGAAGCCTCTGAACCCAGGAGCTCAAACACTCACGCTCAATCAATAA
- a CDS encoding glycoside hydrolase family 125 protein gives MSSDCVLEEARKLNVGRRGFLRTAGLAALGAGVVGLAREASGQDVTAPVVPTEAGIPWDISKGRPPAAERKFSSHIVEQYIVAIQKRIGDPALAALFANCYPNTLDTTVEPGTFDGKPDTAVVTGDIAAMWLRDSSAQVWPYLPLAAKAPALRQLLEGIIRRQTRCILIDPYANAFMANLSAPPLPWSREDKTEMKQGVGERKWELDSLCYPIRLAHGYWKQTGDTAPFDAQWHDAMKLVVETMRVQQRKHGEGPYHFQRTSDIPTETLPNKGYGSPVRPVGLIASGFRNSDDACTFPFHVASNLFAVASLRQLAAMSHAVLDDDTLANGANSLADEVARAARQYGVAATSQGSIWAYEVDGYGSQLLMDDAGVPSLLGLPYLESSPDAALYARTRAFCWSERNPWFFKGTAGEGIGGPHEGKDMIWPMSQIIYAMTSTQPVEIRHALTMLKASAAGFGFIHESYYKDDPKKFTRPWFAWANTLFGELVGKLAAARPELLKV, from the coding sequence ATGAGTTCGGATTGCGTTTTAGAAGAGGCGCGGAAGTTGAATGTTGGGCGACGCGGGTTTTTGCGGACAGCGGGATTGGCTGCGCTGGGCGCGGGAGTGGTGGGCCTTGCTCGCGAGGCTTCCGGGCAAGATGTGACGGCGCCTGTAGTTCCGACTGAGGCTGGGATTCCGTGGGACATCAGCAAGGGACGGCCGCCAGCTGCTGAGCGGAAGTTTTCGAGCCACATCGTAGAGCAATACATTGTCGCGATACAGAAGCGCATTGGCGATCCGGCGCTGGCTGCGCTCTTTGCCAATTGCTATCCGAACACGCTGGATACGACGGTTGAGCCGGGAACGTTCGATGGCAAGCCGGACACAGCGGTGGTGACCGGTGACATTGCGGCGATGTGGCTGCGCGATTCCTCGGCGCAGGTGTGGCCGTATTTGCCACTGGCGGCGAAGGCCCCAGCGCTACGGCAACTGCTGGAAGGCATTATTCGACGGCAGACGCGGTGCATTCTGATTGATCCTTATGCGAATGCGTTTATGGCGAACCTGAGCGCACCTCCGCTGCCGTGGAGCCGCGAGGACAAGACCGAGATGAAGCAGGGTGTAGGTGAGCGCAAGTGGGAGCTCGATTCGCTGTGCTATCCCATTCGGCTGGCGCATGGGTACTGGAAGCAGACTGGAGATACGGCTCCGTTCGATGCACAGTGGCACGACGCGATGAAGCTTGTGGTCGAGACGATGCGCGTGCAACAGCGTAAGCATGGTGAAGGGCCTTATCACTTCCAGCGGACGTCGGATATTCCGACCGAGACGCTGCCGAATAAGGGCTATGGAAGTCCAGTGCGGCCTGTGGGGTTGATTGCTTCGGGCTTTCGCAACTCGGACGATGCGTGCACCTTTCCGTTTCATGTGGCTTCGAATCTGTTTGCGGTCGCTTCGCTGCGACAGCTTGCGGCGATGTCTCACGCTGTTCTCGATGACGACACGCTTGCCAATGGTGCCAACTCGCTGGCAGATGAGGTTGCGCGGGCGGCGCGGCAGTATGGTGTTGCGGCGACTTCGCAAGGCAGCATCTGGGCGTATGAAGTGGATGGCTATGGCAGCCAGCTTTTGATGGATGATGCGGGTGTCCCGAGCCTGCTTGGTCTTCCCTATCTTGAAAGCTCGCCCGATGCGGCGCTGTATGCGCGGACGCGCGCTTTCTGCTGGAGCGAACGGAACCCGTGGTTTTTCAAAGGGACAGCAGGCGAAGGCATCGGCGGCCCACATGAGGGGAAGGATATGATCTGGCCGATGTCGCAGATCATCTACGCGATGACAAGCACGCAGCCAGTAGAGATTCGCCATGCGCTGACAATGCTGAAGGCGTCTGCGGCAGGATTTGGATTCATACACGAGAGCTACTACAAGGACGATCCGAAGAAGTTCACGCGGCCGTGGTTTGCATGGGCCAATACATTATTCGGCGAGCTGGTTGGGAAGCTCGCAGCGGCGCGACCGGAGTTACTTAAAGTCTGA
- a CDS encoding GH92 family glycosyl hydrolase — protein sequence MQSASAACVAGRLSTSASASITRKGRATQEDPLQWVELHTAIGGHGHCFPGASMPFGACQLSPDTFNDGWDWCSGYHISDTSIMGFSHTHLSGTGCGDLLDFLVMAGTGKAHTKPGSRENPDEGYRSRFDHADEHMEPGYYSVILKDYKVRAEMTVTDRAGIHRYTFPASDQAYLILDLQHGYGGGEGPVTSAELRQTAPDTLAGGHITDAWGKNRHAYFAMQVSKKPERIVFYKDDEETAAPAAGTDLTGKNIKAVLYFKTTANEVIHVKTGISGVSAENAQKNLTAEIPAWDFDKAQRAAKLAWRRQLSKIQIETANETHKKTFYSALYHMSLGPTRFDDVDGRYRGMDNEIHTLNPGEQNYTTFSLWDTYRAAHPAYTFIEQERVPQFVNTLIRMAEQSPDGMPIWPLHGRETGTMTGYHSAAVISEACVKNFPGIDWERAYKPMMKRAMDDDWRGLGWYRKLGYIPADKEEESVSKAFEYCYDDWAIAHVSKRLGKHDDAALLLKRSTSYRNYFDPSIGFMRPKLADGTWTTPFTPIEMGHKKDWRDYTESNPWQTTFAVQHDVAGLIALFGGTEPFITKLDGLFSAPSDLPPDAPPDIAGLVGQYAHGNEPSHHIAYMYVYAGAPHKTQSRVRSLLETMYAPTPDGMQGNEDVGQMSAWYILSSLGFYPVGATSGHYCLGSPLFDRAVVNLGGGRELKIEVHRTDPAHQFIQSFTLNGKRQDRVWFDHTEIAEGGSLVFEMGPEPNTTLGANPSSFPPSLDL from the coding sequence TTGCAAAGTGCCTCTGCGGCTTGTGTAGCAGGCAGACTCTCAACCTCAGCAAGCGCCAGCATCACACGCAAGGGCAGGGCAACGCAGGAAGATCCGCTCCAGTGGGTCGAGCTCCACACCGCCATCGGCGGCCACGGCCACTGTTTCCCCGGCGCGTCAATGCCCTTCGGCGCGTGCCAGCTCAGCCCCGACACCTTCAACGACGGCTGGGACTGGTGCTCCGGCTACCACATCTCCGACACCTCCATCATGGGCTTTAGCCACACGCACCTCAGCGGCACCGGCTGCGGCGACCTGCTCGACTTCCTCGTCATGGCCGGCACCGGCAAGGCGCACACCAAGCCCGGCTCGCGCGAGAACCCTGACGAAGGCTACCGTTCCCGCTTCGACCACGCCGACGAGCACATGGAGCCCGGCTACTACTCCGTCATCCTTAAGGACTACAAGGTCCGCGCCGAGATGACCGTCACCGACCGCGCCGGCATCCATCGCTACACATTCCCCGCGAGCGACCAGGCCTACCTCATCCTCGATCTCCAGCACGGCTACGGCGGCGGCGAAGGCCCCGTCACGTCAGCCGAGCTGCGCCAGACTGCGCCCGACACTCTCGCCGGAGGCCACATCACCGACGCCTGGGGAAAAAATCGCCACGCCTACTTCGCCATGCAGGTCTCGAAGAAGCCCGAGCGCATCGTCTTCTACAAAGACGATGAAGAGACGGCAGCACCAGCAGCAGGCACCGACCTCACCGGCAAAAATATCAAGGCAGTCCTCTACTTCAAAACGACGGCGAACGAAGTCATCCACGTCAAGACCGGCATCTCCGGCGTCAGCGCGGAGAACGCACAGAAGAACCTCACCGCCGAGATCCCCGCATGGGACTTCGACAAAGCTCAGCGCGCCGCGAAGCTCGCATGGCGCCGCCAGCTCTCGAAGATCCAGATCGAGACCGCCAACGAGACGCACAAGAAGACCTTCTACTCCGCGCTCTACCACATGTCGCTCGGTCCCACGCGCTTCGACGACGTCGACGGCCGCTACCGCGGCATGGACAACGAGATCCACACCCTCAACCCCGGCGAGCAGAACTACACCACCTTCTCGCTGTGGGACACCTACCGCGCCGCGCACCCCGCCTATACCTTCATCGAGCAGGAGCGCGTCCCGCAGTTCGTCAACACACTCATCCGCATGGCCGAGCAGAGCCCCGACGGAATGCCCATCTGGCCGCTGCACGGCCGCGAGACCGGCACCATGACCGGCTACCACTCCGCCGCCGTCATCTCCGAGGCGTGCGTCAAAAACTTCCCCGGCATCGACTGGGAGCGCGCCTACAAGCCCATGATGAAGCGCGCCATGGACGACGATTGGCGCGGCCTCGGCTGGTATCGCAAGCTCGGCTACATCCCCGCCGACAAGGAAGAAGAGTCCGTCTCGAAGGCATTTGAGTACTGCTACGACGACTGGGCCATCGCGCACGTCTCGAAGCGGCTCGGCAAGCACGATGACGCGGCCCTGCTCCTCAAGCGCTCTACCAGCTACCGCAACTACTTCGACCCATCCATCGGCTTCATGCGCCCGAAGCTCGCCGACGGCACCTGGACCACCCCCTTCACTCCCATCGAAATGGGCCACAAAAAGGATTGGCGCGACTACACCGAGTCGAACCCCTGGCAGACCACCTTCGCCGTGCAGCACGACGTCGCCGGACTCATCGCGCTCTTCGGCGGCACTGAGCCGTTCATCACCAAGCTCGACGGCCTCTTCAGCGCGCCATCGGACCTGCCGCCCGACGCGCCGCCCGACATCGCCGGCCTCGTCGGCCAGTACGCGCACGGCAACGAGCCTTCACACCACATCGCCTACATGTACGTCTACGCCGGCGCGCCGCACAAGACGCAGTCCCGCGTGCGCAGCCTGCTTGAGACGATGTACGCGCCCACGCCCGACGGCATGCAGGGCAACGAAGACGTAGGACAGATGTCCGCCTGGTACATCCTTAGCTCACTCGGCTTCTATCCTGTCGGTGCAACCAGCGGACACTACTGCCTCGGCTCGCCGCTCTTCGACCGTGCCGTGGTGAATCTCGGCGGGGGCAGGGAATTGAAGATTGAAGTCCACCGCACCGATCCCGCGCATCAGTTCATCCAGTCCTTCACGCTGAACGGCAAGCGCCAGGACCGCGTCTGGTTCGATCACACCGAGATCGCCGAAGGCGGAAGCCTGGTCTTCGAGATGGGCCCGGAGCCCAACACCACGCTTGGCGCCAACCCATCCTCATTCCCACCATCGCTCGACCTTTAA
- a CDS encoding copper homeostasis protein CutC produces the protein MASIIFELCAESIQACLAAREGGAHRIELCSALSEGGLTPSHALIKEAVGRSGLPVHVLLRPRGGDFVYSADEFQLMCEDLLHARRLGARGFVLGILHADGRVDIERTREMVALAAPLEITFHRAFDYTASLDHALEDVIAAGCSRVLTSGGEPDVVTGADTLAHLVRHAAGRIEIAVGGGLRRKNAASLAQSTGARHFHGSVRRAQTGAGEQERTWELEEFERDGPTATRFIVDPSDVRSMIESLSRNGNS, from the coding sequence ATGGCCAGCATCATCTTTGAGCTATGTGCAGAGAGCATCCAGGCCTGCCTGGCCGCGCGCGAAGGTGGCGCGCACCGCATCGAGCTCTGCTCTGCGTTGAGTGAAGGCGGCCTCACCCCTAGCCACGCGCTCATCAAAGAAGCAGTCGGCCGCAGCGGCCTGCCCGTTCATGTACTTCTTCGCCCGCGCGGCGGCGACTTCGTCTACTCCGCCGACGAGTTTCAGCTCATGTGCGAAGATCTCCTCCACGCCCGCCGCCTTGGCGCTCGCGGCTTCGTGCTCGGCATCCTGCATGCCGACGGTCGCGTGGACATTGAGCGCACACGCGAGATGGTCGCTCTCGCCGCGCCGCTCGAGATCACCTTTCACCGCGCCTTCGACTACACCGCCTCGCTCGATCATGCTCTCGAAGACGTCATCGCCGCCGGCTGCTCCCGCGTCCTCACCTCAGGGGGCGAACCTGATGTCGTTACCGGAGCCGACACGCTGGCTCATCTGGTCCGTCACGCAGCAGGACGCATCGAGATAGCCGTCGGTGGAGGCCTTCGCCGCAAAAACGCCGCCTCGCTGGCCCAATCCACTGGCGCGCGCCACTTTCACGGCTCCGTCCGCCGCGCTCAGACCGGAGCAGGCGAGCAGGAGCGTACCTGGGAGCTGGAAGAGTTCGAGCGGGACGGCCCCACAGCCACCCGTTTCATCGTCGATCCCAGCGACGTCCGCTCCATGATCGAAAGCCTCTCCCGCAACGGCAACTCCTGA
- a CDS encoding IS1595 family transposase → MRKSKSAVLEALRQASVSEPLAVAFLEKERWGDTPCCPRCGETNVYQMMTGEARNKDYRWRCRGCKAMYTVRTGTPLEETRLPLRVWVFAIWKAASGKKGYSALQLSREMEITHKSALFVLRRIRHGLGEVNPPKLTGTVEVDEVYIGGRPRYRHPSNRGKTLDKMAVLGMVQRGGDVRFRAMNRVTAGNVNRVIQENADGSCRIITDELNVYRRIGRGFAGGHDYVKHGAREYVKPGTDIHSNTIEGVFSLIQRGLMGTFHSVTRKHLPNYLNEFQFRWNTRYVNDDERVQAAIKQMDGKRLTYRESVDAPPYEAAIW, encoded by the coding sequence ATGCGAAAGAGTAAGTCAGCGGTCCTCGAAGCGTTACGACAGGCGTCAGTCAGCGAACCTCTGGCGGTCGCATTCCTCGAAAAAGAGCGGTGGGGAGATACGCCCTGCTGCCCACGGTGCGGAGAGACGAACGTGTACCAGATGATGACTGGAGAGGCGCGCAATAAGGACTACCGCTGGCGTTGCCGTGGCTGCAAAGCCATGTACACCGTCCGCACGGGGACACCACTCGAAGAGACACGCTTGCCGCTCCGCGTGTGGGTGTTTGCGATCTGGAAAGCAGCAAGCGGAAAGAAGGGCTACAGCGCGTTGCAGCTATCCCGCGAGATGGAGATTACGCACAAGTCCGCGCTGTTCGTGTTGCGTCGCATTCGTCATGGGCTCGGAGAAGTGAATCCCCCAAAGCTCACCGGAACGGTCGAAGTTGATGAGGTCTACATCGGTGGTCGTCCGCGCTATCGGCATCCTTCAAACCGTGGCAAAACCTTAGACAAGATGGCCGTACTCGGCATGGTGCAACGCGGCGGTGACGTTCGCTTCCGTGCAATGAATCGCGTCACAGCCGGAAACGTGAATCGCGTGATCCAAGAGAATGCAGACGGATCGTGCCGGATCATCACAGATGAATTGAATGTCTACCGTCGCATCGGTCGCGGTTTCGCTGGCGGACATGATTACGTCAAACACGGTGCGCGAGAGTATGTGAAGCCGGGAACGGACATTCACTCGAACACAATCGAAGGCGTGTTCTCACTCATCCAGCGCGGACTGATGGGAACCTTCCATTCCGTTACGCGCAAGCATCTGCCGAACTACCTGAACGAGTTTCAGTTCCGCTGGAACACCCGCTATGTGAACGATGATGAGCGGGTGCAGGCGGCGATCAAACAGATGGACGGAAAGCGGCTCACCTACCGGGAGTCGGTAGACGCTCCACCGTATGAGGCGGCGATATGGTAA